The Triticum aestivum cultivar Chinese Spring chromosome 5A, IWGSC CS RefSeq v2.1, whole genome shotgun sequence genomic sequence CTCCAAACAGGGGTTCTGAAATCATTCAGAACCCTGCCTTCCCATTGCTCGCCTTCTTTCGGCGCTGTCCAGATGACTACAGTTCCATCCTGAGAGGCGCTGGCGATTGTGGACTTTGGGAGGCCTAGGTTTGGAGCCCAGGCGACGTCTCTCACCCAGTCCCTGTGCATCTGAAGGGCTGGGAAGCAGTCCATCCTCCAACTTCCGTTGGTGAGCTTCCACACCTTGACAGTGTTGTCACAGCCACCAGAAGCAAGTTTCTGAACATATTCAAACTGCCCAGAAGGCCCTGGGCTGATTAGGGCACCAGGGGCCATCGCTGGAGCCCAGGAAACAGAGGTCACGCCCACTGGATGAGCCTGGTCGATGCGCGTCGTCTCCCACCCACCATCAGAACGAGCTGTGAAGACTGAAATGTTCCCATCAGATGAACCACAAGCCAAGCAGATGCCGAGTTCAT encodes the following:
- the LOC123105715 gene encoding protein transport protein SEC13 homolog B, with amino-acid sequence MPPHKIETGHQDVVHDIAMDYYGKRLATASSDNTIKIIGVSGTSQQQLATLSGHQGPVWQVAWAHPKYGSMLASCSYDGRVIIWKEGGKPDEWTQFHTFTEHKSSVNSIAWAPHELGICLACGSSDGNISVFTARSDGGWETTRIDQAHPVGVTSVSWAPAMAPGALISPGPSGQFEYVQKLASGGCDNTVKVWKLTNGSWRMDCFPALQMHRDWVRDVAWAPNLGLPKSTIASASQDGTVVIWTAPKEGEQWEGRVLNDFRTPVWRLSWSLTGNILAVSDGNNNVTLWKEAVDGEWQQVTTVEP